The stretch of DNA TAGAGCAGGTGGCAGACCTGGCACACATGGTGCTGGGGCTGTCTCTGGGCTGGGTGACAGCACCATCTGTGACTCCTGCCCAGGAAGGGGGGCTGCATGAGGACaatccccagagcaaggggcctggagccagcccccccccatcccggtaGGGAGTCTGGGATCCAAGGTCTCCCCCCGGGCTGTCTTGCTCCATCTCTGACCCTTGCCCCGGGAGTGCCTGGTCTCCGCAGCAAATCGCATGGGCAGCTGCTTCGCAAGGATGGCGCCATGCGGGCAGCTGCCATGGCTGCTCCATGGGCATTGGGGACAGCGTCCGGGTGGATTTGCCCATGGCCGGCCCCTGCACTCACTGCCTCTCCCGGCCTGTCCCTGGGTACCCGGGAAGGCCtggctcctgggggagcagccaagGGCAGGGTCCCCACCTCGATCTTTCCTATCCAGctagagagggggaggggccaggggctgggccccCAGAGCTGGGGTTGGCTGTCCCTTGCCCCAGACCTGCCAGAGCCTGGTTCACAGCCGCTCCGACCTCCTGTatccccctggccccgcccaagGGCCAAGCCTGCCGTGGGGAGCCGGCGGGAAAGGCCGTGAGTGTGGGGGGCCAGGGGAGATGGCAGGTGCTGAGGGTTAGAACGGGATGTCCCTGTCTGGAAGGGCAGACGCCCCAGACCAGTGGTGGGGTCTATTATTAGCTTTCACcaggccagtaacaaatgtggaCTTTCAAAGTCTTACAACAGTCTTGCCGTGGAGTCCCAGATGGTCCCCTTGGGCTCTCCAGCCTAGCGCGCCCCCGGCCAGCCACACGGCCTCATAATGTACCCCCAAAATCACAAAGTTCAAGccacttccagtcccaagagagcgGTTGCTTCCCCGATCTCACCCCAGGGATAGCGCGGGAGCCGGTCCTGGAGCTGACTCCAGCGAGGAGATAGAGACAGTTATCAACAGGCACACAGTCACGCCGCCACTCCGAGGAGTTTGTCTGATCCCAAAGGTAGCAGAGCTGCAGGAATGTCCGTGCCGAGTGGCTTCCAGGGCAGACCCACACCTAGCAGGGCTGGGATCTTTGCCCCTCGGGTGCAGACAGCGGGaaagagcctcagtttcccctggtcAGGGATATGTAGCCCCTGCGGCCCAGAGCCCAAGGGGACAGGGTGAGTTCACGCATAGGTCTCTGCTCCCTGGAGATCAAGGAATGCAGTGAGCAGGGTGCCCTACAATGCCGTGTTTGCTGCCGGGGCCCCCTTGCGCGCGGGTCGAGCCTTCGGCAtgctgctgggggagtgggacgaCTGGGGACTTCCCCTTGTTATGgtgtatgtgagtcttactggtGAGCCTAggtgagttttactgttttgcatgaatactgtgtgtgcctcagtttccctgtgtgctgcaccaatacctcggtggggggaataggggtgtgtgacttCGGCTGAGACCCTCTGGGGCAGGTgacgctgctccagctgcctgcacatagGCGATGGCTggtgcccttcgtaacctgagacccaggagggggatgcaaccaggtgaggaccaggtgactctttgccCAGGAAGCCAGACAAagacaaggaggaggagaaacgggggtgggggtgttggaggtggggtcgctggaagctggcagtctgcttgggaggactggaagagggggggTCCGGGCCGTCTGGCCCAAGacggacttggctgaaagtcactgatttctgtgctaacaagctctgggGCCTGACCTGTGCCCTGCTGTCCCCAGGCGGCCGGGGGGTGGCCGTGGGCCCCATCCTGAGCACCAGCGCCTCGGACATATTCTGCGATAACGAGAATGGGCCCAACTTCCTCTTCCACAACCAGGGGGACGGCAGCTTCGTCGACGCAGCTGCCAGCGTCGGTGAGTGAGCGCAGGCGGGTGAGGGACCTGCAgccggcgggggggaggggggggcggtggCGTGGCCAGGGGGCCAGGCCTGGCATTACAGGGGCCAGAGCGCCCGAGCGATACCCACAGGGCCCGTGGGAGGCCGAGCTGGGGACCCCGAGCGTGGGTCTATCAGGGTCGGGAGCCAAGCGGCACTGACAGAATGGGACGGGGGGGAATAGGGCAGCCGAGTTGGCCCTGCTCTCTCTGGGGGCGGCCGGCCGCATGCCACACAGAGCCCCCCGCGGCGCCCGGCCCAGGCGGAGATGGGGCTCCctctgctgtggggctgggggtgtcgCTGTCCTTGGCCCCACTCCCAAACAGTctcctctgctgccctgcaggcctGGACGACCCCTACCAGCACGGCCGTGGCGTGGCCCTGGCCGACTTCAACCGTGACGGCAAAGTGGACATCATCTACGGCAACTGGAATGGGCCCCACCGCCTCTACCTGCAGATGAGCGCCAGCGGGCGGGTCCGCTTCCGGGTGAGAGTGGGGCGCACACGCTGCCGAGGGGCACTGGGATCagggcccccagctcccccaggctTCCACACCCTCTCCGGGGGGCTTGctgtcccagctctccctgcggggGGTCACTCACAGCCCATTCTGGGGAGCCCCGCGCCCGGCCAGGCTGTAGGGCGCCCCTGGTTCCAGCTCTGTCGGGCTGTGACCTCCTTGGTCTGACTCCCGGTGAGAGCCCCGgctccttccagcagccccctctgagcccccccacccgcctcccAGCCCTTCGATCTCCAGCTGGGGGGGTGGCTCAGCCTCCCTACGCAGAGGCGGGGAGATCTCTGTCCCCTGGCGCACTGGGTGTCAGTGTCCTGGGGACTGGATTTGCCATCGGCGTCTCAAATCTCCACTGATCTGGGGCCAGGCCCAGACAGCCAGGTGACACCACCCTTGTCTCTGCCTGCCCTGAGAGAAAACAGTCCTGTCCCACCCACGGGGGAACAgcgcaggggaaactgaggcatgccgGACTCATAAAGATATCCCTTGGCGCTGCCCGCTGTGCTGTCCAGCCCCCGACGCTCTGTGGCCCTTATGCTTATAcgaagcacacaggatctttttcaAGGGAAATGGCAACAGACTGCGTTTATTGGAGATACAACGGTTAGCATgtgcattcaatcacacacacacacacacacacacacacacacacacacacacacacacacacacacacacactgtggtcagctaggttgatcacgggtagggaggagccgggttctgCTGGTCGTGACACGATGctctggggaagtcttggcaggacgaacccaaagtttcatggcaaggccccctgtttatatagtgattttccttcactGGGACCAACGAGTTctgcaccgtcatgctgtaatcaattgttgtttgacaagggcttgttttcttaaattgtccttctcatcctttatcttgttctttcctCAAGTCTCTCAGGGAGTTACCCCAGACTGGGTTTGATCACTGCtctcttgtccccattgataggtgcctgtctcatctttacAGTCGTCAATCTGCCTTCCTCTGACATGtcaataggggcgtgttgcagcctcctggcacCCTTGCGTCTGTCTCTGGTTtctccctagaacatctggttcagcgatggccttcacacttcTCTCTTAACACACaaattcctcattcacacacaaaccaCAATTAATttccacagaacattttgaacaggaacatcaagttgaaatgcagaagaaaaacaacCATGGCTACATTATTATCTTATAATTCTTTATCCTTCActctaaattatacaaaatacaaacaataaatcctAGAACTACACCCTGACCCGTCTCTCCCGCAGGACATCGCCACGCCCAAGTTCTCCATGCCATCCCCCGTCCGCACCGTCCTCGTGGCTGACTTCGACAACGACCAGGAGCTGGAGGTGTTCTTCAACAACATTGCGTACCGGGGCTCCTCCGCCAACCGCCTCTTCCGGTAGGGCCGCCCGCCGGGGCAGGGTCAGAGGGCAGGCTGCCTAccgggtgggggctgggagcaggagatGGGCCACATGCCCAGGAGACCCGGGGGCCGCGGCTGCGTGCCCAGGAGGTAGGGCGGGCGGGCTGGATTCCGGTGCCCCTGGCGTGGAGCTGTGCTCCGTGCCCAGGAGCAGGAGGTGTGCCCACGAGAGCCCGCGGGCACCAGCCACTGTGACTAAGCCCTTTGCAATGTCATTATTAGCCCCTCACTCACAGCGCTAATGGCCCCTCGTTAATTGTGGGGATTGATAGCTCCTTTGTCCCGGGTGGATAGTGCCAAGTGTCCGCACGGCCAGCCCCATGGCCACTATCCGGCCCCGCCATTCGCCCGCACTAAGGCCCATCTGGCTCTGCCGGATCCTGGCAGTCTGTCCAGCAGGGGCTCCGAGTCTGTCCCTGCCTGGTGCCGAAGGGAGACGATGCTGTGTGCGCCAGGCAGGGCTCCCGCCGGGATGCAGCGCTGGCATGGGCTCTCGCCCGACACGGCTGCCCCCTCTGCCAACCCTGCCCCttgcagcccagggaccctgcgtGGAGCCAGAGGCTCGCGTGGCAGGGGGTCGCGTGGCCAGCAGACATGGAGGGGCTCGGGCAGCCGGTGGGGTTGGGGGCCCCGGAGCCTGGCTCTCACCCTCGTCCCCTGCCTGGCCCTGCAGGATCATCCGCAGGGAGCACTCGGACCCCGTGATCGAGGAGCTGAACCCAGGAGACGCCATGGAGCCCGAGGGCCGGGGCACTGGTGAGTCCCCCACGCCTGCTGCCCCTCAGGGGCTGGGCCAGGTGCTGAGATGCCCCAGGCTGTGCTGCCTGGGGACCCAGGGTGCTGTGGGGGTCAGTGGGGTGACACATGAGTCAGcgctggccagcagggggtgcctgcagggctgggtggggtgcTGCAGCCACTGCGCGGGAGGGGGAGTGAGCGGGCGAATCCTGGGCTGGCTCCGGGTTGCGGGCGGCTGGATCGACGGCTCCATTGTCCTCTCCCGTCCctgcccccggcctggcccctcTGCGCCCTCAGCTGCCCAGTGCCTCCGTCAGTTCCTGGGGGTCGGGGTCAGGGGGCTGCCCCCTCAGTGCGGGGAGCCAAGCCTGGCACAGGCCAGTGGCTGTGGCTGCTGACGTAACCCCACCCCGGGGACCCGAACCTGGCTCCGTGCGTGCTGCAGGCGACAGGCAGGAAAGTTGAAGAACCTACTGACAGGCAGCATGATctaatggtcagagcagggggctgggagccaggactcctgggttccatctccagctctgggaggggctaggtggtcagggcaggggggtctgggagccaggactcctgggttccatccccagctctgggaggggcatggggctagggggtcagggcagggggggctgggagccaggactcctgggttctatccccagctctgggaggggcatggggctagggggtcagggcagggggggctgggagccaggactcctgggttctacccctgaCACTGATTCTCTTTCATCTTAGGCAAGAAATGGCCCTTTGTAGCCAGGGCTGCTTCCCCGGCTGTCTGTCCCTCTGGGCTGCCTGCAGCCCGACGTGGCTACTGGGCGTGGGGTGGATCATCCCTGCAAGGCTGCGGTCACCTGAGCTGTTCCCCAGGTGCAGGCTGAGCCAGGGCTGGCGTGAGAGCCGGGCAGAGCTGGGCCGGGGAGGTGGGGGACTGCGATGGGGGCTGACCCCCCAGCCTCTGGTGTcattgcagggggtgcagtgacTGACTTCGATGGCGATGGGCTGCTGGACCTGATCCTGTCCCACGGCGAGTCCATGGCGCAGCCGCTCTCCGTCTTCAGGGGCACCCAGGTGCGTTGGGGCCCCGTGCTCACCCCCTGGGCCGCATTAGGGCTTTGCTGTAAAGACTTTATATGAATActgtgcgtgcctcagtttcccccgtcaCGGAGTCCCCGGCTGGGTGCGCAGGCACCGCCCCGAATGAAGTCAGGCAGGGCTCCGGTGCAGGGCGGCTCCCCTCAGGGCACACGCTCCCCAGGGCAAGACGCTTCCTGGGCGTCGCTGctccctgggtctgacctcggagcgttCAACCCCCTGTTCACCCCACCCCGGGAGCTCCCTGCAGCGAGTGCCCCTGGATCGGACACCTGGGGAAGCCTCAGGCGCTCCCcacgggccctgccccccactccgcaGCCAGCAGTGACTCTCGGCCAGCGTGGGACACAGACGGGTTATTAGTCGTCGCTCGGGAgcacagcgtagaacagagcaCAGAAATCGGGACATTCACAAAAGTCCATCTCGGGGGATCCCCCCGGAGTCCCAAACCAGGAGCCTGACTCGCTCCCAGCAGCCCAGCCTCAGACGCTCCTGTTGCCCCTCCTCcgtcctttgtctctttcccaggcaaaAGGGCCACCTGGTCTCCACCCTTCTCCTTGCTCCAACTTGTCACAGCCCCGACCATCCATTGCCGGGTTACAGAGTACTTCGGCCATTATCTATGTCAGGCAGCGAGGGGTAGCCACACCTGCCCCCTGGGGGCTCAGGAAAAATCACAGCCCCTTGTCCCACCCCCTAGGTATTTGTGTaacacacaggggaaactgaggcgcacacccagtattcagagaaaacattaagcaCATTCCCACTGTgtcattccccttcccccagacGAAGTCTCTGGCTCTGCCCCATTCAGCCTGGTCCCCGGGAGTGTGTCCCCCAGCCGGAGGCCCCCCCCGCGCGACAGTCTGCGACCCCGAGTCAAGGCTGGGGAGTGTGTGCAGGCTTTCGCTCCAGCCACACGTCCGGATCATCCCCCGTCAGCACCTCTGCGGGTCTCTGATCCTGCCTCTTGGGCCCCTCCTTGGCCCCATCTCGGGTCCTTCTTCACTGAGGGGCCAAACACCCCCCTCAGGGCGCGAGATTCGTGGGCACTAACTGTTCTGGGCCTACCCCTGAGGCCGTGCCAGCGTCACCTCAGCGCCCGTGTCCAGTACCTGCACTTCCTTCCCAGCCACCTCCCTGGGGCCAAAGCCGCCTGCTCCACACAAATGACATCACAGGTCTCTGAGGTCCCTTGGAGGGGGTCGGCCGCATCCACCGTCACCCCGGATTTGGGCTTCCCAGAGTCCTGCTTCTGGGGCACCCCTGGGTGGCCTCTCTTTGGGTCCTTGACCTGGGCCGTTCCCTCCAGATCTCTCCATGCCTGGCCCTGCtgcccacaaactgctctgccgGACGGCCTGCGCTGTGCAGATCCTTGGGCTTCCTGTCCACAAGCCATGTTTTCTGctcagctccccccacctccaatcTGTCAGGGGACCCAGGTCGCAAGGACACCCCCTGCAAGACGGGGGCCCCAGGTGGCACGGAcgccctgctgctgctccggctgctgcctctgctgctctcaGACCCTCCTAGAACCTGCTTCTCGGACCGATCATCCTTCTCCAGCCGTGCCAGCTGCTGCCCGctcccccccctctcccagcagggctggcgaTGCCCCGAGGGGCAGgtcacacccccttctcctgctgTTCCCTTTGGCTGCCAGTCACTTACAGCAAAATATTTCTGGTGCATTCAGCGACCTCCCATCCCCGTGGTGCCTTCCCCAGCCCGCTTCTGCCCCCCGTCACAGGCCCACAGGGCCGGTGCTCTTCAACAGCCCCCAGGAGGCCCCCTTGAGGAGCCCGACCCCCCCAGGGGCTCGCTCTGTCGCTGCGGAAGCCCCTCGGCTTCACTGCCCCCTTGGACCgagccttcagcacccctggCTCACACCGTGAGCTCCCTTCAGCGAGTCCACCGGAGAGAGACATGGAACCCCAGGGGGCGCAatgccccccacctccagcacCTGCCGGGGCGCAGCCGgcgtggttacagcagggggttAGGAGGGGCTGGACCCCAGCTAGGCAGGCCTTGGGTAGCACCCCGAGCAGGAGGCTACAGCCTGGTCCACACACCCAAGTATCCAGCCCTTCTCCACCCCCAGGTGACAAAGCAGCatgggggaaacggaggcacacagAGTATTCCTACAAACTTCCCAGAAaatccccacccctctgcccggCTCGTCTCACCCGTCTGTCCCCCGCAGGGCGCTGGCAATAACTGGCTCCGCGTCATCCCGCGCACCCGCTTCGGGGCCTTTGCGCGGGGGGCCAGGGTGGTGCTGTTCACCCGGCGCAGCGGGGCGCACCTGCGCATCATCGACGGCGGCTCGGGCTACCTGTGCGAGATGGAGCCCGTGGCGCACTTCGGCCTAGGTGAGTCGCcagcagcctggccctgcccatgGTCCCCAGGAAGCCCTGGGCATCCGTCTGCGGCTCCTGGCCGGAGCTGAGACATGCGGTCAGGGCAGCATTAGACTCCCTGCTGTGTTCCCCAacgctgccggtgcccctcactctcgacccgcagcccctgcttgcccagccctgccggtgcccctcactcccgacccgcagcccctgcttatccagccctgggctccccacagccctgctggtgcccctcagtcccaaccagCAGCCATCTGCTAACCCCGCCCTGGGTTCTTCCCCCGCTCTGCTGTGGAGGGGTCTGTTCCTTTAACACTTTCTGGCCCAGAGAGTTGGTGGCTAACagattggggggctggggggcctcATTGTTGGGGTTCAAAGCATTGGCTGCAGCTAGGTGCCTGCTGCCTGGGCCGGGAgggggagctgagcagcccctgctgccccctccaagCTGCTGCTGTGCAGAGAGGCGGGCGCTTCCAGGCCCCCTGAGCCCCCCCGTTTCCGGCCCAGCCAGGCCTGTGGGGTGAGCAGGACAGCTGAGCGCTCAGGAACTGGACCGAACGGTGTCTTGGCGCTGGGCCCTCGCCctgcccaccccactgccccccaagctgctgctctcagcagggagaggagggtcCCCTGGGCGGACAGCGGCCTGCGCTGCTGAGATCTGCTCCCTCGCCCGGCCCCCCAGCTGCCCGCGCTGATGGCTCCTCCTCCGCAGGCCGGGACGaagccagcagcctggaggtgacgTGGCCGGACGGCAGGGTCGTGACCCGGGCTGTGGCCAGCAGCGAGACCAACTCGGTGCTGGAGATCCCCTACCCCCAGGGTGCTGAGGGGCAGCTCCCGCCCACCTCGCTGGAGGTGAGTGCCAAGCAGCGCACCTGGCACGGAGTGGGGCCGGCCGGGGGCAGCTcccagaggcagggagggggacatGGCACAGGGAGCCAACAACAGGACGCAGACACCCGCTTGGACGGGACAGGCCAGGGACATGGTGCCTCTGGCCTCACCCAGGCAGGCCAGGCCCAGCCAcccctgccagctgccctgccctgTGCGACGCCGTCCCTGGTGTGTGGGCTCCGGAGCGCTGGGGAATCAGTGCCCCGTGCCCCTGCCTGGCTGCAGACAGGGCGGGCCCTGAGCTGGGGGgcctggggcagcccctccccacGCTAATCCCAGCCCCCCGGGTCTGTGCTTCTCCCCTTGATGCAGTGTGGCCAGGGGTTCTCCCAGCACGAGAACGGACGCTGTGTTGGTGAGTCGCTGCTTGCGATGCGCCCgcgggaggggctgggccaggcaggagccatgggggggggcttgGGCTGTAGcatggccaggggaggggctgtgtgccagGGCATTTCTGGGCCGGTTACTTGGCGGGGGGGCTGTAGCCTGgcaggggacgggggggctgtTGCACGGCTGTAGGGCAAAGATTTGGTgcggggctgcagcctggccgggggggtggggggctgcagcctgggggtgctggggctctTGGGGGGCCCTGGTTGTGCCCCAGCCATGGTGGCTGTCGCATCTCGGCGGGTGGGGAGCTGTAGCGCCTGCCCCGGAGCCCAGGCTGTGGCTTGGCTCACGCTGTGCCCTGTCCGGTTCCAGACACGGACGAGTGTGCCGAGTTCCCCTTCGTGTGCCCCCGGGAAAAGCCGCTCTGCAGCAACACGTACGGCGGGTACCGGTGCCGCAGCAACcggcgctgcagccggggcttCGAGCCCAGCGAGGACGGCACGGCCTGCGTGGGTGAGTGCCACACGGGGGCTGCCCGGCCCGGAGAACCAGACCAGCCCCCACCCAGTGCCAGGGCGCTCTGGAAGcctggggagccctggcccctgGTTAAAGGTGTTTCGGCGCCCCCCGCAGGCCCAGCCTGGTTACTGGCCGTGTGGATCTGCCCATGCTCCTGGAGCTGGTCCCAGCCCCATGGCAGGGCTGGCCCTGACCCATCTCTGCCCCGACTGGCTGTCActgaccctccctcccctcctctctgtctctccttctctgtgcagcgcaagtgGCCTTTTTTGGTGGATACCCCTCTGCAGGGAGCCGGCTCTGGGCCTggcgccccccgagccccctcctcccGCTGGGCCTCGGACTCTGCCTTCACTTCTATGCACTTTAACCTTTGCCAATGACCAGCCAGAGCCAGCCTGTGTGTACGGACTGGACTGTCTCTGCCTCCCTCTGCCTCTCCGTCCCTCTGGCCCCGCTCCGGCCCCCCTCCGCCTCTCTCCTCCCGTCTCTCCAATGCCCCTCGAAGCGCTGGCTGGGCCGGGGCCATGTTTGAGCAGGGCACGGAGCCACCCGGGCCACAGCAGCGACTGTGCTGAAGGCAGAGCCCTGTGCCAATCACCCCTTGCATGTTTTCTGAGAAAACAGACAGGGAAGCGCCCTGTGACCCCGTCAGTGCCCCCCTCATGGGAGCTGGCCCTTAACGAAGATGGTGGCTCCGGGGTAGTTGCTTGCTCAGTCGAATCGATTCCGTATCATGTGCCTGCTGGTTTGGCCTGCAAGGTTTGCTTCCCCTGCTCCCATCTCGGCAATGGAGGACACCCCCCCCAATCACTGTGGGGGAGGATGCCCCCCACTGTGTTTTCTAGGCTATTGACCCCCCCTGTCTGGAGTTGGACCCGGCTCAGtcttccagcccctccccagagaaGCAACCCAATAAACTCTATACTGTCGATTTGCACCTGCCTGATGAGTTGCTTGGGGGGGTGACGCCTGGGGGCCCCGCTGGTTCCAAGCTGGCGCCAGCTCCCTGGGTGCCTGTGGCGGGGTTAGGCTGGCCATGGCGTGGGGCTGCATGGGATGCAGGTGGAACATGAGAGGGTCATACCCCCTCTCGCCCTGGCGGGACCCCTCGGTGCTCAGCCTACGGGATGGGTACGCCCTGAGTTCCGGTCCCCGGGTGGGTGACTGGCTCTTTCTCCACCACAGCCACCGAGCGGGGCCCGCTCCCCCTGCTTTGCGCATGCGGAGAGGGCGGCTGAGGGTCGTGGGGAAGGGAATGGAGGGTGGGCGTCGGACCCAGCTGTACCAGTCCCAGCTGACACGAGCCAGCGGCTGAGAGCTCGTCCGTGCTGCCCAGCGTGCCCGAGGCGTCGGCGCCCatgggtgggctgggggctacGGGCTGGCTCCGGCCCCATTAGCTCCTGCTGGGCCAGCTgctggcaagggggctggggaggggctggtggaacggggctggggggcactggggcaaccagggagcgggtgggtggggggcaatcagggggccCCTACAGGACATCTTTAACACCCCTCCCCATCTGTTCtgaaccatggggggggggggctgacagtCATGTGACCCTGCCTCAGCCAATCCACTTTTGGCTCCCCAAAATGAATGAGCAGCTCCGGTTTGAAGGGCGATTGGTTGGAAGGAGCAGTCACATGACTGTCTCGGCCAATGGCACAGTTCGGCAGCATGCGGGTACCCGGGGTGCCAAGCGTgaggctcagggggtggggcttgcTGGAGCTCCGCCCACTGACCCCCtgctctctccctgctccccagacaTTGACGAGTGTGCCCGGGGGCTGCATGcctgcagccagctctgcaccAACACCCCGGGGGCCTTCGCCTGCCGCTGCCGCCCGGGCTTCCGGCCTGACGCCCGCGCCACCGGCCAGTGCCTGGGTGAGTAGCCGGGCCCCAGGCCAGGGGGCAGCCGGGCCCGGGGAAGGGCCCCCCCCTTGTCCCAGGCTGGAGGGCAGAGCCGCCTGGACGCAggaggctgcagcagcacaggggtTAATTCGGCCTGTGAGGCGGGTGCCACCCGGACTCGGTGGCCAGGGAGCCCACGCGTGGCCAGGACTGGCACAGGCAGGGCATCCACTGGCCCCGCCTGGCGCTGCCGTCTCTGCCCGGCTCCCTCCACCGGCATCAGGCAGAGCTTGGCACCGCCGCCCTCATCCCCGCCCACCAGCCCCCGGGAGGGAGCCCAGCGCCCGTGGCCCAGCTGGGCTCTGCGGGGTGACGCCCCCCCCTTCTCTTTCAGACGTGGACGAGTGCcgggagcagcaggggctgtgcgaCCACGTCTGCCACAACGAGCAGGGCTCCTTCCACTGCCACTGCCACAACGGCTTCTCCCTGGGCCCCGACCGGCGCCGCTGCCTGCGCCCCGCCTAGCCCCGGGCTGCCCCACGCCCACGGCAACCCCCACGCCCAGGGCAGCCCCACGCCCACGGCAACCCCCACGCCCACGGCAACCCCCACGCCCAGGGCAGGCCCACGGCAACCCCCACGCCCACGGCAACCCCCACGCCCACTGCAACCCCCACGCCCAGGACAGCCCCACGCCCACTGCAACCCCCACGCCCAGGGCAGCCCCACGCCCACTGCAACTACCATCCCACGGCAGCCCCCACGCCCACGGCAGCCCCCACGCCCACTGCAACCCCCACGCCCAGGGCAGCCCCACGCCCACGGCAACCCCCACGCCCAGGGCAGCCCCACGCCCACTGCAACCCCCACGCCCACGGCAACCCCCACGCCCACGGCAACCCCCACGCCCACGGCAACCCCCACGCCCAGGGCAGCCCCACGCCCACTGCAACCCCCACGCCCAGGGCAGCCCCACGCCCACTGCAACCACCATCCCACGGCAGCCCCCACGCCCACGGCAACCCCCACGGCAACCCCCACGC from Emys orbicularis isolate rEmyOrb1 chromosome 7, rEmyOrb1.hap1, whole genome shotgun sequence encodes:
- the CRTAC1 gene encoding cartilage acidic protein 1; the protein is MLLLLWLLPLAWPGEGSQRGEPMFTAVTSRVLPPDYDSNPTQLNYGVAITDVDADGDLEIVVAGYNGPNLVLKYDRARQRLVNLAADERSSPYYALRDRQGNAIGVTACDIDGDGREEIYFLNTNNAFSGLATYTDKLFKFRAGRWEDLLSDEVNRAVASRFAGRSVACVDRVGSGRYAIYIANYANGNLGPHALLEMDVAASDPARGIVVLTDVAAEAGVNKYTGGRGVAVGPILSTSASDIFCDNENGPNFLFHNQGDGSFVDAAASVGLDDPYQHGRGVALADFNRDGKVDIIYGNWNGPHRLYLQMSASGRVRFRDIATPKFSMPSPVRTVLVADFDNDQELEVFFNNIAYRGSSANRLFRIIRREHSDPVIEELNPGDAMEPEGRGTGGAVTDFDGDGLLDLILSHGESMAQPLSVFRGTQGAGNNWLRVIPRTRFGAFARGARVVLFTRRSGAHLRIIDGGSGYLCEMEPVAHFGLGRDEASSLEVTWPDGRVVTRAVASSETNSVLEIPYPQGAEGQLPPTSLECGQGFSQHENGRCVDTDECAEFPFVCPREKPLCSNTYGGYRCRSNRRCSRGFEPSEDGTACVDIDECARGLHACSQLCTNTPGAFACRCRPGFRPDARATGQCLDVDECREQQGLCDHVCHNEQGSFHCHCHNGFSLGPDRRRCLRQPHAHGNPHAHGNPHAQGRPTATPTPTATPTPTATPTPRTAPRPLQPPRPGQPHAHCNYHPTAAPTPTAAPTPTATPTPRAAPRPRQPPRPGQPHAHCNPHAHGNPHAHGNPHAHGNPHAQGSPTPTATPTPRAAPRPLQPPSHGSPHAHGNPHGNPHAQGSPTPTATLTPTATPTPRAAPCPRQPPRPGQPHAHGNPHAQGSPTPTATTIPRQPHAHCNHHPTAAPTPTATPTPRAAPRPRQPPRPGQPHTHCNPHAQGSPSPTATPSPWPPPAHCSPHAQGSPTPTAAPTPRAAPRPLQPPRPGQPHAHCNPHAQGSPTPTATTIPWQPLAHCNP